The Kineothrix sp. IPX-CK genomic interval GGATAAACCGGTGGGTGTGAATATCATGCTGTTGAATCCTAATGCCGAAGAGGTGGCAAAGCTCATTGTAGAGGAAGACGTAAAGGTAGTCACCACCGGAGCCGGCAATCCGGGCAAGTATATGGAGCTGTGGAAAAATGCAGGTGTAAAAGTGTTTCCTGTAGTTGCCAGTGTAGCTATGGCTAGAATGATGGAGCGCGCAGGCGCCGATGCGGTAGTTGCGGAAGGAACCGAGGCAGGGGGGCATATAGGAGAGTCCACCACCATGTCTTTGCTTCCTCAGGTGGCGGATGCCGTGAGTATTCCAGTGATAGGAGCGGGCGGAATCGCCGATGGAAGAGGCTTTGCGGCGGCTATGATGCTGGGAGCGGAGGCTGTGCAAATGGGTACGATATTCGCAACGGCGAAGGAATCTATCGTACATGACAGCTACAAGCAGAAAATATTCGCCGCCAAGGATATCGATTCGGAGGTGACAGGAAGAAGCACGGGTCATCCGGTACGTTCCCTTAGAAATAAAATGACGAGGGAATACTTGAAGATGGAAGAAGAAGGCGCTTCCTTCGAGGAGCTGGAATATCTGACTCTGGGTTCTTTAAGAAAGGCCGTGATAGATGGCGATGTAGTAAACGGAACGATTATGGCAGGACAGATAGCCGGCCTGATAAAAGAAGAAAAGAGCTGCAGTGAAATCATTCAGGAAATCATGTCGCAGGCGGAAAAATTATTAAAATTGTAAGGGATGAGGTATGCAGCTTAACACTTGCTGTTAAGCTGCTGAGTGAACAGTACGGGCAGACTCCTTTTTTTAACATAATACTTTGATATTCAAAATAAAACGACAAATGGAAAGGCAAGGTTTTATTATGGGTAAAACAGCTTTTATTTTTCCCGGTCAGGGAGCGCAATATATTGGGATGGGAAAGGACTTTTACGAGCAATTCACAGTAAGCAGAGAGATGTTTGAACTGGCAGAGAAAGCGGCTGGCCTGGATGTGGCTTCTCTTTGCTTTGAAGAGAATGAAAGAATTCATATTACGGAGTATACACAGATAGCGATGCTCGCGACTGAGGTAGCTATTTTAAAAGCGATAGAGGAAAAAGGATATAGGCCTGATGTTACAGCGGGCTTAAGTTTGGGAGAATACGGTGCACTTGCAGCGGCAGGTATCATGAGTCCGGAGAATATATTCAGGATAGTGAGAAAAAGAGGCATTTACATGCAGGAAGCCGTGCCCCGGG includes:
- the fabK gene encoding enoyl-[acyl-carrier-protein] reductase FabK, which translates into the protein METRITKLLGIEYPIIQGGMAWVAEYHLAAAVSEAGGLGLIGAASAPAQIVRQQIREAKKLTDKPVGVNIMLLNPNAEEVAKLIVEEDVKVVTTGAGNPGKYMELWKNAGVKVFPVVASVAMARMMERAGADAVVAEGTEAGGHIGESTTMSLLPQVADAVSIPVIGAGGIADGRGFAAAMMLGAEAVQMGTIFATAKESIVHDSYKQKIFAAKDIDSEVTGRSTGHPVRSLRNKMTREYLKMEEEGASFEELEYLTLGSLRKAVIDGDVVNGTIMAGQIAGLIKEEKSCSEIIQEIMSQAEKLLKL